The Blochmannia endosymbiont of Camponotus sp. genomic interval TATGCACTTATTATATTTTCGATTTTATCATAAATTAATGCGTGATGAAGGATTAGTGTATTCCGATGAACCTGCAATACGTTTATTATGTCAAGGCATGGTATTAGCAGACTCTTTTTATTATGCGTCTCCTAATGGCCAACATATATGGGTAGATCCAACTAATGTTGCAATAAAACGTGATAGAATAGGACGCATTATCAAAGCTATTGACAAAAACGGACGTGATTTAGTTTATGCTGGAATGTGTAAAATGTCAAAATCAAAAAATAATGGTATTGATCCAAATATAATTATTGAAAAATATGGCGCAGATGCAGTGCGGTTTTTTATAATGTTTGCTGCTCCAATTGAAGCAACATTGGAATGGAAAGAATCTGGCATAGAAGGTGCACAGCGTTTTCTTAAACGCGTTTGGAACTTAGTATATCGTCATATTCAAGATGGCCCTGTAGATGTATTGCGTGTTGTAATACTAAATCATGCGCAGAAATTTATTCGATACAATGTACATAAAACCATAGAAAAAGTTACGGACGATATTGATCGTAGGCAATCATTTAATACTGCTTTATCGGCTATTATGAAATTAGTAAACAAATTATACAATGCCTCTAAAACAAGCATGCAAGATAAAGCAGTATTACAAGAGGCGTTATTAGTAACAGTGAGGCTGCTATATCCATTTACTCCACATATTAGTTTTATTTTATGGAAGGCCTTAGGAGAATCTGAAGATATCGATCATGTAACATGGCCTATTGTAGATGCACAAGCGATACAAAATGAAAGAACGCTTGTTCTAGTGCAAATTAATGGAAAGATGCGACATAAAATTTTTGTGCCATTAAATAGTGATAAAAATGTAGTTTATAAATTGTTAGAAACGGAGGGAGTTGTAAATAAATATCTTATTGGAAAAAAAATAAATAATATAATTTATGTTCCAAATAGAGTGATCAATATCATTGTAAAGTAGTAATATGCTGGACATTGCTTATATAAAAAAAAATATTTGTTTAATGATTGTAAACATTTTGACTGTGATTATATTGACAAGTTGTGGTTATCGATTATATACAGATATAACCGTAAAAAAATTACGAACAAATAATATAAGATCTATAATATTATGCAGTTATGATCCATTTGGCCCAATAACTCGGGCTATAATTACTGAGTTGTACGCAAGTCGTATTGATATTTTTGATGATTTAAATGATTTACATGATAGTATGTGTACACGAGAGGTACAGATTCCTCGTTTAAATATCATCAATGCTTCGGAAAAACATATAACCACTTCTGTATTTCAGAACGGAAAAGAAGCTGGATATCGATTGACATTGAGTATACAAACTAATTTATTCATTCCAAATAGAAATTATTATCCCATCAGTGTTTACGCGCACCGTTCACTTATAAGAAACCCTGAAAAAACTTTATTTAATGACACTCAAGAAAATGATATTCGTAAAGAAATATATCGAGATGCGGCTCAACAGCTAATATATCAATTATTTCTGCGATGCGAAGATTTTTAGTTAGGATATATTGTAAAATTATTTCTTTTATATTTAATATAGATTTTTTATTTCACCATTAAAATATATTATGATTTGGATATACCCAGAACAATTGTTTATAGAATTGAAAAAAGAGTTAAGATCTGTTTATGTGCTATTAGGGAATGATTCTTATTTTTTAGAAAATAGTTGTCTGAATATTGTTAATGCAGCTAGAATGCTAAATTTTAATGAATATGTCCAAATTTCATTAGATGTGCATTCTGATTGGGAGAATATATTTAATTTATTCAGAGTATCAAGTTTATTTGAAAAACGAAAAATATTATTACTGAAATTCCCTCAAGATTATTCTGTTGCTATTTTAAAAAAAAACGCGCCTTTATTATTCTCATTGCTTCATGATGATTTAGTATTAATTTTATATATTCATGAATCAAATCAAATTAATAAGAATAATATTTGGTTACAATGTTTTAAAACAGGTATGTTCGTTGATTGTAGCACTCCTACACACACACGCTTGATAATGTGGATAGAAAATCAAGCTAAAAATATGAAACTTGTTATAGAAAATTTAGCTTGTCAATTATTATGTTATTATTACGAAGGTAATTTAACATTATTAAATCAAACGTTGCAGAATCTGTCTTGCATCTATCCTGATGGAAATTTAAATTTTATTCGTGTAAAAAAAATAGTAACTGATTCAGCATATTTTAATATCTATCATTGGATAGAATCTATCTTAACAGGCAACAAACAACGTGCTGATCGTATTCTAAAAAAATTGGAATATATAGGTGTCGATTTAGAATTATTATTATGTAAAATTAGATCTGAAATGCTAATGATAACCAATATGAAATACAATATGGTACAAGGAGAATCATTATTTAATTTGTTAAAACAATATAAAATATATAGAAAGTATCATTGTATGTTGTTATCTAGAGCGGTTAATCGATTAAGTTTATACCAATTACATCAAGCAATAGAATTATTAGCGCAAATAGAATTAATATACAAAAAGGATTATATTGTTTTGTCACGATCA includes:
- the lptE gene encoding LPS assembly lipoprotein LptE → MLDIAYIKKNICLMIVNILTVIILTSCGYRLYTDITVKKLRTNNIRSIILCSYDPFGPITRAIITELYASRIDIFDDLNDLHDSMCTREVQIPRLNIINASEKHITTSVFQNGKEAGYRLTLSIQTNLFIPNRNYYPISVYAHRSLIRNPEKTLFNDTQENDIRKEIYRDAAQQLIYQLFLRCEDF
- the holA gene encoding DNA polymerase III subunit delta codes for the protein MIWIYPEQLFIELKKELRSVYVLLGNDSYFLENSCLNIVNAARMLNFNEYVQISLDVHSDWENIFNLFRVSSLFEKRKILLLKFPQDYSVAILKKNAPLLFSLLHDDLVLILYIHESNQINKNNIWLQCFKTGMFVDCSTPTHTRLIMWIENQAKNMKLVIENLACQLLCYYYEGNLTLLNQTLQNLSCIYPDGNLNFIRVKKIVTDSAYFNIYHWIESILTGNKQRADRILKKLEYIGVDLELLLCKIRSEMLMITNMKYNMVQGESLFNLLKQYKIYRKYHCMLLSRAVNRLSLYQLHQAIELLAQIELIYKKDYIVLSRSSFELLSLILCHDKRIV